A genomic segment from Micromonospora echinaurantiaca encodes:
- a CDS encoding IniB N-terminal domain-containing protein — MPHQTLHDFVLNLLTDPDARSAFDLDPEGALRAAGLNDITAADVQDVVPLVVDYAPVHGLNPVGPTAGQLGVDPLLADTTDVVGQLQNVTHQLTLTTSDNGLDVKAGVLGAIAVDPTAVGVGATVLPGIGLGIGPGGLSTDLTGAHDLAHTLDADVIGATDTIADPAVSDLTSTLGNPTTALDSGDNGLLGTGVLGGDGLLGGTLGNTQSQVDGLVDGLGVDDTLGGLGITTGPGSVVPPIDVPSTVDGVTGQVDGLLGGVTGTVGGVTGGVTGGVTGGVTGDAGVHGDASASAGGGLLGVTDGLL; from the coding sequence ATGCCGCACCAGACCCTGCACGACTTCGTCCTCAACCTGCTCACCGACCCGGACGCGCGGTCGGCGTTCGACCTCGACCCGGAGGGCGCGTTGCGGGCCGCCGGCCTGAACGACATCACCGCCGCCGACGTGCAGGACGTCGTCCCCCTCGTGGTCGACTACGCCCCCGTCCACGGCCTCAACCCCGTCGGCCCCACCGCCGGGCAACTCGGCGTCGACCCCCTGCTCGCCGACACCACCGACGTCGTCGGCCAACTCCAGAACGTCACCCACCAGCTCACCCTCACCACCAGCGACAACGGCCTCGACGTCAAAGCCGGCGTCCTCGGCGCCATCGCCGTCGACCCCACCGCCGTCGGCGTCGGCGCCACCGTCCTACCCGGCATCGGCCTCGGCATCGGCCCCGGCGGCCTCAGCACCGACCTCACCGGCGCCCACGACCTCGCCCACACCCTCGACGCCGACGTCATCGGCGCCACCGACACCATCGCCGACCCCGCCGTCAGCGACCTCACCAGCACCCTCGGCAACCCCACCACCGCCCTCGACAGCGGCGACAACGGCCTGCTCGGCACCGGCGTCCTCGGCGGCGACGGCCTCCTCGGCGGCACCCTCGGCAACACCCAGAGCCAGGTCGACGGCCTCGTCGACGGCCTCGGCGTCGACGACACCCTCGGCGGCCTCGGCATCACCACCGGCCCCGGCAGCGTCGTCCCACCGATCGACGTGCCATCCACCGTGGACGGCGTCACCGGCCAGGTCGACGGTCTGCTGGGTGGGGTGACCGGCACGGTGGGCGGCGTGACGGGTGGCGTGACGGGTGGCGTGACCGGCGGGGTGACCGGCGACGCCGGGGTCCACGGTGACGCCTCGGCGTCGGCCGGCGGGGGCCTGCTCGGCGTCACCGACGGTCTGCTCTGA
- a CDS encoding ABC transporter ATP-binding protein — MAPSSSEATLPRLRTLASFLVPHRRTMLLGLVLGLAANTAGLATPMVTKWVLDTLGAGQSMARPIGVLLALVVVGAAITLCQWRLLGTLAEHIVLDARTALVRRYLRARVGDLQRRPTGELVTRVTSDTHLLREASGSIVGLVNAGIALVGTLVLMGVLDLFLLGCTIVAVLVVAAVMGALMPRIAAAEAAAQQSMGQLGGALEGALRAIRTVKASRAEARLGERVVADARQAAAHSVRSARVTASVWTIAWTGIQLAVIAILGIGAWRAQRDLLEISSLIAFLLYAFQLMGPITELTQNTTALQAGVAAAGRIREIEAIDTEPETAPATATRPAPPADPEQPVLEFRDVTARYGPDAPPAVRGIDLVIPRRGHTAIVGPSGAGKTTLFSLILRFLEPEHGELLLDGRPYASYSHDEVRARLAYVEQETPVVPGTIRDNLRFTHPDATEDEIREVLRAVRLDEKIDSLADGLDTSLSSTEVSGGQRQRIALARAMLRTPDVLLLDEATAQVDGLTEAALHECVRQRAAAGAVVTIAHRLSTVLDADRIVVLADGRIRAQGTHAELLAGDDLYRRLVEALRIAAERRDEPVAVR; from the coding sequence ATGGCTCCTTCCAGCTCCGAAGCCACCCTCCCCCGACTCCGCACGCTCGCCTCGTTCCTCGTTCCGCACCGGCGGACGATGCTCCTCGGCCTGGTGCTGGGGCTCGCCGCGAACACGGCCGGGCTCGCCACGCCGATGGTCACCAAGTGGGTCCTCGACACCCTCGGCGCCGGCCAGTCGATGGCCCGGCCGATCGGCGTCCTGCTGGCGCTCGTCGTGGTCGGCGCGGCGATCACGCTGTGCCAGTGGCGGCTGCTCGGCACGCTGGCCGAGCACATCGTGCTGGACGCGCGCACCGCGCTCGTCCGGCGCTACCTCCGGGCCCGGGTCGGCGACCTGCAACGCCGGCCCACCGGGGAACTGGTCACCCGGGTCACCTCCGACACGCACCTGCTGCGGGAGGCGTCCGGCAGCATCGTCGGCCTGGTCAACGCCGGCATCGCCCTGGTGGGCACGCTGGTGCTGATGGGGGTGCTGGACCTGTTCCTGCTGGGCTGCACCATCGTGGCCGTGCTGGTGGTCGCGGCGGTGATGGGCGCGCTGATGCCCCGGATCGCGGCGGCCGAGGCCGCGGCCCAGCAGTCGATGGGGCAGCTCGGCGGGGCACTGGAGGGCGCGCTGCGGGCGATCCGCACGGTCAAGGCCAGTCGCGCCGAGGCCCGGCTGGGCGAGCGCGTCGTCGCCGACGCCCGCCAGGCCGCGGCGCACAGCGTACGGTCGGCGCGGGTGACCGCCTCGGTCTGGACGATCGCCTGGACCGGCATCCAACTGGCGGTCATCGCCATCCTCGGCATCGGCGCCTGGCGGGCGCAGCGCGACCTGCTGGAGATCTCCAGCCTGATCGCCTTCCTGCTCTACGCGTTCCAGCTGATGGGGCCGATCACCGAGCTGACCCAGAACACCACCGCCCTGCAGGCCGGCGTGGCCGCGGCCGGACGGATCCGCGAGATCGAGGCGATCGACACCGAGCCGGAGACCGCGCCCGCCACCGCCACCCGCCCCGCGCCGCCGGCCGATCCGGAGCAGCCGGTGCTGGAGTTCCGGGACGTCACCGCCCGCTACGGTCCGGACGCGCCGCCCGCGGTACGCGGCATCGACCTGGTCATCCCGCGCCGCGGGCACACCGCGATCGTCGGGCCGTCCGGCGCCGGCAAGACCACCCTCTTCTCGCTGATCCTGCGGTTCCTCGAACCCGAGCACGGCGAGCTGCTGCTGGACGGCCGCCCGTACGCCAGCTACAGCCACGACGAGGTGCGCGCCCGACTGGCGTACGTCGAGCAGGAGACGCCGGTTGTGCCCGGCACCATCCGCGACAACCTGCGGTTCACCCACCCGGACGCCACCGAGGACGAGATCCGCGAGGTGCTGCGCGCGGTACGACTGGACGAGAAGATCGACTCGCTCGCCGACGGCCTGGACACCTCGCTGTCGTCCACCGAGGTGTCCGGCGGCCAGCGGCAACGCATCGCGCTGGCCCGGGCCATGCTGCGGACCCCCGACGTGCTGCTGCTCGACGAGGCGACCGCGCAGGTCGACGGCCTGACCGAGGCGGCCCTGCACGAGTGCGTCCGGCAGCGCGCCGCGGCCGGCGCGGTGGTCACCATCGCCCACCGGCTCTCCACCGTGCTCGACGCCGACCGCATCGTCGTGCTGGCGGACGGCCGCATCCGGGCCCAGGGCACCCATGCCGAGCTGCTGGCCGGCGACGACCTCTACCGCCGGCTGGTCGAGGCGCTGCGCATCGCGGCCGAGCGGCGCGACGAGCCGGTGGCGGTGCGCTAG
- a CDS encoding GTPase domain-containing protein, which translates to MTVGLRLDEAVWGLLHRALECYRDDARATAHLRRQLARLEQPLRIAIAGPWRSGRSTVLNALMGEEVAPVEGTDGSGVFTWYENGAQPAATAYSTSHPPQQLAVAKSATGMRVDLVGWRAGELRDIVVRWPTRALRQITLIDTPPVGGPDEHGRSPVLDRVLRDADALLYLTRDGRGSDLRVLESVRESAVGQAAPVPVVLVLSRSDEVGGGRIDALLTARQVARRQHRDPRVDAVCLNVVACSGLLGLAGRVLSESDYAALAQLARVPRPELEAHLLSADRFRRGELPVALDPEVRATLLERLGLFGVRLATTLVRTGGDSRVALCAELIRRSGLTELRESVHRFFVDRRDTLKARSALAAVEVLLRAEPGPGSAELLGTVEQILAGAHEFQELRLLAALRDTRIGFDAELAEEARRLVGGDGVGLAARLGVEHDATVQRLWEVAADAQARWRERAEDPVLRLAQRRGAEVVVRSCEGLLAELAEGGR; encoded by the coding sequence ATGACCGTCGGCCTGCGGCTGGACGAGGCGGTGTGGGGGCTGCTGCACCGGGCCCTGGAGTGCTACCGGGACGACGCCCGCGCCACCGCCCACCTGCGCCGCCAGCTGGCCCGGCTGGAGCAGCCGCTGCGCATCGCGATCGCCGGTCCGTGGCGCTCCGGCCGGTCGACGGTGCTGAACGCGCTGATGGGCGAGGAGGTCGCCCCGGTCGAGGGAACCGACGGCAGCGGCGTCTTCACCTGGTACGAGAACGGGGCGCAGCCGGCGGCGACCGCCTATTCGACCAGCCACCCGCCGCAGCAACTGGCGGTGGCCAAGTCGGCGACCGGGATGCGGGTGGACCTGGTCGGCTGGCGGGCCGGCGAGCTGCGCGACATCGTGGTGCGGTGGCCGACCCGGGCGCTGCGGCAGATCACGCTGATCGACACGCCGCCGGTCGGTGGCCCGGACGAGCACGGCCGGTCCCCGGTGCTGGACCGGGTGCTGCGCGACGCGGACGCCCTGCTCTACCTGACCCGGGACGGCCGGGGCAGCGACCTGCGGGTGCTGGAGTCGGTCCGGGAGAGCGCGGTCGGGCAGGCCGCCCCGGTGCCGGTGGTGCTGGTGCTGTCCCGGTCGGACGAGGTCGGGGGCGGGCGGATCGACGCCCTGCTCACCGCCCGGCAGGTCGCCCGCCGGCAGCACCGCGACCCGCGGGTCGACGCGGTCTGCCTGAACGTGGTGGCGTGCAGCGGGCTACTCGGCCTGGCCGGCCGGGTGCTCAGCGAGTCGGACTACGCGGCGCTGGCCCAGCTGGCCCGGGTGCCGCGCCCGGAGCTGGAGGCGCACCTGCTCTCGGCCGACCGCTTCCGCCGTGGCGAGCTGCCGGTGGCGTTGGACCCCGAGGTGCGCGCCACGCTGCTGGAGCGGCTGGGTCTGTTCGGCGTCCGGCTGGCCACCACCCTGGTGCGGACGGGTGGCGACAGTCGGGTGGCGCTCTGCGCCGAGCTGATCCGGCGCAGCGGCCTGACCGAGCTGCGCGAGTCGGTGCACCGGTTCTTCGTCGACCGGCGGGACACCCTGAAGGCGCGCTCGGCGCTGGCCGCCGTGGAGGTGTTGCTGCGGGCCGAGCCCGGTCCGGGCAGCGCGGAGCTGCTCGGCACGGTCGAGCAGATCCTCGCCGGCGCGCACGAGTTCCAGGAGCTGCGCCTGCTCGCCGCGCTGCGCGACACCCGGATCGGCTTCGACGCCGAGCTGGCCGAGGAGGCGCGGCGGTTGGTCGGCGGCGACGGGGTCGGGCTGGCCGCCCGGCTCGGCGTGGAGCACGACGCGACCGTGCAGCGGCTGTGGGAGGTCGCCGCCGACGCGCAGGCGCGCTGGCGGGAACGCGCGGAGGATCCGGTGCTGCGGCTGGCCCAGCGGCGGGGCGCGGAGGTCGTGGTGCGCAGCTGCGAGGGGTTGCTCGCCGAGCTGGCCGAGGGCGGGCGGTGA
- a CDS encoding Hsp70 family protein has translation MPYVLGIDIGSTTTVASVARRRGATWTRPEAVTLDDGSVTVPSVLRLSADGMFLVGEPAVAEPGRTARGFVRRVGDDVPLLLAGEPCSPQTLTAALATWVVQRVHDREGEPAEAVVLSHPAGWGRHRRDLLRDALREFGLIGVTLLPRTVTVAESHAARGFPGGTAAVYALGGATFEAALVRRTPRGTYETFGLPQGLDRLGGADFDEALADHVRTVLARELGAAGRRTAHAVLRGLLPQCERAKRELTVDAETDVLLTLPTGPARVPISRTAFEELVRPAVQATVDLLVRTVHSAGLRPAQLDGVLLAGGSTRIPLVAELLAAAFPVPVEVEPHPQLTAATGAALAACQVVAPRTPRRAPEPGPAAGPGGTDAHAPVSGAGRVAVPAQRRPDLDRPATGQPPPRPPVRITPLELPKASRRLALTRGRGREG, from the coding sequence ATGCCGTACGTCCTGGGGATAGACATCGGAAGCACCACCACCGTGGCCAGTGTGGCCCGGCGCCGTGGAGCGACCTGGACCCGCCCCGAGGCGGTCACGCTGGATGACGGTTCGGTGACCGTACCGTCGGTGCTGCGGCTGTCGGCGGACGGCATGTTCCTGGTCGGCGAGCCCGCCGTCGCCGAACCCGGCCGGACCGCCCGCGGCTTCGTCCGTCGGGTCGGCGACGACGTGCCCCTGCTGCTCGCCGGCGAGCCGTGCTCGCCCCAGACGCTGACCGCCGCGCTGGCGACCTGGGTGGTGCAGCGCGTCCACGACCGGGAGGGCGAGCCGGCCGAGGCGGTCGTGCTCAGCCACCCCGCCGGCTGGGGCCGGCACCGGCGCGACCTGCTGCGCGACGCGCTGCGCGAGTTCGGGCTGATCGGGGTGACCCTGCTGCCCCGCACGGTCACCGTGGCCGAGAGCCATGCCGCTCGCGGCTTCCCGGGCGGCACGGCGGCCGTGTACGCGCTCGGCGGCGCCACCTTCGAGGCGGCCCTGGTGCGCCGCACCCCGCGTGGCACGTACGAGACGTTCGGTCTCCCGCAGGGGCTCGACCGGCTCGGCGGCGCCGACTTCGACGAGGCGCTGGCCGACCACGTGCGCACCGTGCTGGCCCGGGAACTCGGCGCCGCCGGCCGGCGGACGGCGCACGCCGTGCTGCGCGGCCTGCTGCCGCAGTGCGAGCGGGCCAAGCGCGAGCTGACCGTGGACGCCGAGACCGACGTGCTGCTGACCCTGCCGACCGGCCCGGCCCGGGTGCCGATCAGCCGGACCGCGTTCGAGGAACTGGTCCGGCCGGCCGTGCAGGCCACCGTCGACCTGCTGGTGCGCACCGTCCACTCCGCCGGGTTGCGGCCGGCGCAGCTCGACGGCGTTCTGCTCGCCGGGGGGTCCACCCGAATCCCGCTGGTCGCCGAACTGCTCGCCGCGGCCTTCCCGGTGCCGGTCGAGGTGGAGCCCCACCCGCAGCTGACCGCCGCCACCGGCGCTGCGCTGGCCGCCTGCCAGGTGGTCGCGCCTCGCACGCCGCGACGGGCGCCGGAGCCCGGCCCGGCCGCCGGGCCGGGCGGCACCGACGCCCACGCCCCGGTCAGCGGCGCGGGCCGGGTGGCCGTACCGGCCCAGCGCCGACCGGACCTGGACCGGCCGGCGACCGGTCAGCCTCCACCCCGGCCGCCGGTCCGGATCACCCCACTGGAACTGCCGAAGGCGTCCCGCCGCCTGGCGCTCACGCGAGGACGGGGCCGCGAAGGATGA
- a CDS encoding dynamin family protein, producing the protein MAGIWLDVLDEIARTCREHGRGDLLQTVREKRAQLLDPTLRVLVLGEPNQGKSQLVNAIVNAPVCPVGDGRTTVLPTVVRHAAVATATVVQGPPSIPGRPGGGTATVERTELPLDQIAAGVAGTLRRAGGGPAYVEIGLPRALLGAGLVLVDTPGADEVAALGGAAPAAALNRADAVLLVSDSTRELSVAELNVLLHLARSHSNVLVVQTKTDLAPDWRAVAERNRKHLAEAGVPAALVCVSAALRLRAAAADDRGLNAESGFPVLIARLQRDLAGKADVLARASVSLVARTVVEQLAAPLRAELASQQAERETGPMSRLHAAQREADELRRCSTRWQNTLADEMADLLSDIEYDLRDRTREILRMVDDAFDTADPLVAWETFEEWLRQSLVEAAEANHEWLVQRCDFAARRVAGNFARYGYDVLPPWSMSVPEDLGGRLPGMERPSIDRFTAAQKVFTGMKGSYGGLLMFGLAMTLAGMPMINPVSIGAGALFGGKSIRDESRQLLRRRQATVKSAIQRHVDDVFVRMTKECRDVTRQVQRMLRDHFTALTEELQEAIVASLRTAKQAADTDAAARDQRQREIRLKMTRLAALYEQAQQLTGARPAPATLEPRA; encoded by the coding sequence ATGGCGGGGATCTGGCTGGACGTGCTCGACGAGATCGCCCGTACGTGTCGGGAGCACGGGCGCGGCGACCTGCTCCAGACGGTCCGCGAGAAGCGCGCCCAGCTGCTGGATCCGACGCTGCGGGTGCTGGTCCTCGGCGAGCCGAACCAGGGCAAGAGCCAGCTGGTCAACGCGATCGTCAACGCCCCGGTCTGCCCGGTGGGCGACGGCCGTACCACCGTGCTGCCGACCGTCGTGCGGCACGCCGCGGTCGCCACCGCCACCGTGGTCCAGGGGCCACCGTCCATCCCGGGCCGGCCCGGCGGGGGCACCGCGACCGTGGAGCGGACCGAGCTGCCGCTGGACCAGATCGCCGCCGGGGTGGCCGGCACCCTGCGCCGGGCCGGCGGCGGTCCGGCGTACGTCGAGATCGGACTCCCCCGTGCCCTGCTCGGCGCGGGCCTGGTGCTGGTGGACACCCCGGGCGCCGACGAGGTGGCCGCGCTCGGCGGCGCCGCGCCGGCCGCCGCGCTGAACCGCGCGGACGCCGTGCTGCTGGTCTCGGACTCGACCCGGGAGCTCTCGGTGGCCGAGCTGAACGTGCTGCTGCACCTCGCCCGGTCGCATTCCAACGTGCTGGTGGTGCAGACCAAGACCGACCTGGCGCCGGACTGGCGGGCGGTGGCCGAGCGCAACCGCAAGCACCTCGCCGAGGCCGGTGTGCCGGCGGCGCTGGTCTGCGTGTCGGCGGCGTTGCGGCTGCGGGCGGCCGCCGCCGACGATCGTGGCCTCAACGCCGAGTCGGGTTTTCCGGTGCTGATCGCGCGGCTTCAGCGGGACCTGGCCGGCAAGGCCGACGTGCTGGCGCGGGCGTCGGTGAGCCTGGTCGCCCGCACGGTGGTGGAGCAGCTCGCCGCGCCGCTGCGCGCCGAACTGGCCAGCCAGCAGGCCGAGCGGGAGACCGGGCCGATGTCCCGGCTGCACGCCGCCCAGCGGGAGGCCGACGAGCTGCGCCGGTGCTCCACCCGGTGGCAGAACACGCTCGCCGACGAGATGGCCGACCTGCTCTCCGACATCGAGTACGACCTGCGCGACCGGACCCGGGAGATCCTGCGGATGGTCGACGACGCGTTCGACACCGCCGACCCGCTGGTCGCCTGGGAAACCTTCGAGGAGTGGCTGCGGCAGAGCCTGGTCGAGGCGGCCGAGGCCAACCACGAATGGCTGGTGCAGCGCTGCGACTTCGCCGCCCGGCGGGTGGCCGGCAACTTCGCCCGGTACGGCTACGACGTGCTGCCGCCGTGGTCGATGTCGGTGCCCGAGGACCTCGGCGGCCGGCTGCCGGGCATGGAGCGGCCGAGCATCGACCGGTTCACCGCCGCCCAGAAGGTGTTCACCGGCATGAAGGGCTCGTACGGCGGCCTGCTGATGTTCGGCCTGGCGATGACGCTGGCCGGGATGCCGATGATCAACCCGGTGTCGATCGGCGCCGGCGCGCTGTTCGGCGGCAAGAGCATCCGGGACGAGAGCCGGCAGCTGCTGCGCCGTCGCCAGGCGACCGTCAAGTCGGCGATCCAGCGGCACGTCGACGACGTCTTCGTCCGGATGACGAAGGAGTGCCGGGACGTCACCCGGCAGGTGCAGCGGATGCTGCGGGACCACTTCACCGCGTTGACCGAGGAGTTGCAGGAGGCGATCGTCGCGTCGCTGCGTACCGCCAAGCAGGCCGCGGACACCGACGCGGCGGCGCGCGACCAGCGCCAGCGTGAGATCCGGTTGAAGATGACCCGGTTGGCCGCGCTCTACGAGCAGGCGCAGCAGCTGACCGGCGCCCGGCCCGCGCCGGCGACGCTGGAGCCGCGGGCATGA
- a CDS encoding TetR/AcrR family transcriptional regulator, which produces MTDQQVSGSRARTRQAIVDAAIEVLGRNPAASLGDIATAAEVGRTTLHRYFAERSDLLAAVGAEAVARLGRATAQARIGEGAGAAALRRLCQEYFDLGNLLSLMFTEPELCVDPAAAGQSDGCDPDFAAMVERGHADGTIDPELPADWLQSLVWSQLYAGWAYLAETGASRHEVLRLILRTVDGAIAVRAA; this is translated from the coding sequence GTGACCGACCAGCAGGTGTCCGGTAGCCGGGCGCGGACCCGTCAGGCGATCGTCGACGCCGCGATCGAGGTGCTGGGGCGCAACCCCGCCGCGTCGCTCGGCGACATCGCCACCGCCGCCGAGGTGGGACGCACCACCCTGCACCGCTACTTCGCCGAGCGTTCCGACCTGCTGGCCGCGGTGGGCGCCGAGGCCGTCGCCCGGCTGGGCCGCGCCACGGCCCAGGCCCGCATCGGCGAGGGCGCCGGTGCCGCGGCGCTGCGCCGGCTCTGCCAGGAGTACTTCGACCTGGGCAACCTGCTCTCGCTCATGTTCACCGAGCCCGAACTCTGCGTCGACCCGGCAGCCGCCGGTCAGTCCGACGGGTGCGATCCCGACTTCGCCGCGATGGTCGAGCGTGGCCACGCCGACGGCACCATCGACCCGGAGCTGCCGGCGGACTGGTTGCAGAGTCTGGTCTGGAGCCAGCTCTACGCGGGCTGGGCCTACCTCGCCGAGACCGGCGCCTCCCGGCACGAGGTGCTGCGCCTGATCCTGCGCACCGTCGACGGCGCGATCGCCGTCCGGGCGGCCTGA